GCCGGCGCCGCCGTAGACGGACGGGGGGAACTCTTTGGTCACGATGTCGATGCGCACGCCCCCAACCTAGTCCTCGCCCCGGGGTGCGGATAGTCTGGCGGCACCCGGTCCGGCCGGTCCCTGACCGGCACCGACGACGACGCCCAGTCACGAGGAAGTGGTCCCACGATGATGCAGAAGAAGGTCCTCTCGGTGGTGCTCGCGGGAGGTGAGGGCAAGCGCCTCATGCCGCTCACCGCGGACCGCGCCAAGCCCGCCGTCCCGTTCGGCGGCGACTACCGGCTCATCGACTTCGCCCTCTCGAACCTGGTCAACTCCCGGTACCGCGAGATCGTGGTGCTCACGCAGTACAAGTCGCACTCGCTCGACCGGCACATCTCCGAGACGTGGCGGATGTCCACGATGCTGAACAACTACGTCGCCACCGTCCCCGCCCAGCAGCGCCGCGGCAAGGACTGGTTCACGGGCAGCGCGAACGCCATCTTCCAGTCCATGAACCTCATCTCGGACGCCCGGCCGGACATCGTGGTGGTGATCGGCGCGGACCACGTCTACCACATGGACTTCCAGCAGATGGTGGACCAGCACGTCGCCTCCGGGGCCAAGGCCACGGTGGCCGCGGTGCGCCAGCCGCTGGAGCTCGCCGACCAGTTCGGCGTGATCGAGACCGAGCCGTCGGACCCGGGGCGCATCAAGGCGTTCGTGGAAAAGCCGGCGTCCACTGCGGGCCTGCCGGACGACCCGGACCGGTTCCTGGCGTCCATGGGCAACTACGTCTTCGACACGGACGCGCTGGTGGAGGCGCTCAACCAGGACGACGCCAACCCGGAGTCGAACAACGACATGGGCGGGGACATCGTCCCGTACTTCGTCGCCCGCGGGGAGGCCGGCGTGTACGACTTCACCACCAACGAGGTCCCGGGCGGGACGCCCGGCAAGCACTACTGGCGCGACGTCGGCACGCTCGACTCCTACTACGACGCGCACATGGACCTCGTGCAGCCGTGGCCGGAGTTCAACCTCTACAACCGTGAGTGGCCGCTGTACACCCGCCAGTCCGTGTCCCCGCCCGCCAAGCTCGTCCGCTCGGCCTCGCGCCGCCCCGGCACGGCCGGCGACTCGATCCTGTCCCAGGGCGTGGTCATCTCCGGTGGCACCGTGGCCCAGTCCGTGCTCTCCACGGACGTGCGCGTCCACAACGAGGCGTGGGTGGAGCAGTCCGTGCTGCTGGACTCCGTCGTCATCGGCGAGGGCGCCCACGTGCGCAACGCGATCCTGGACAAGAACGTCGTGGTGCCCCCCGGAGCGCGGATCGGGTTCGACCGCGCCGAGGACGAGGCCAACGGCTACACCGTCACGGACTCCGGCCTGACGGTCCTGTCCAAGGGCCAGAAGGTGCCGGACGGGCGCTGAGCCCTCCCACGCCCCGGAGTGCGCCCGGCCCCGTCCCCGACCCGAGGGCGGGGCCGGTGTGATGTGATGGTCGTCATGTCCGACACCCCGCACACTCCACCGTCGTCCGCGCCCGCCACCCCCGGGACGCTCGACGACGCCGCGCTCACCCGCGAGGACGCCCGCTCCCGCGCTGCCGCCGTCCGGCTGACCGCCGAGTCCGTCCACGTGGACCTCTCCGACGTCCGAGACGAGGACGCCCGCACATTCCCCGTGAGCGCCGTCCTCCACGTCGAGGTCCTCACCGACGGCACCGACCTGCGCGTGGACTTCCTCAACGACGCCGTCACGACCGTGGCCGTGGACGGACGGGCCCTCGACGCGTCCGCCGTCGCCGGCCGCGCGCGGATCCTGGTGCCGGACCTGTCCCCGGGCGCGCACGAGGTGCGGATCGAGGGCCGGGCGCTGTACTCCCGCTCCGGCGAGGGCCTGCACCGCTTCGTGGACCCGGCCGACGGCGAGGTCTACCTCTACACGCAGTACGAGCCGGCCGACGCGCGGCGGGTGTTCCCCACCCTCGAGCAGCCGGACCTGAAGACCGCGTTCACGTTCTCCCTCACCGGCCCGGAGGAGTGGATCCTCGCCTCCAACCGCCCGGAGGCGTCCCGCACGCCCGCCGGGGAAGGCCTCGTGAGGGTGGACTTCGAGCCCACCCTTCCCCAGTCCGGGTACATCACCGGCCTGCTCGCCGGCCCGTACGCCGTGTGGGAGGACGTGTGGGACGGGCACACCGCCACGGGCGCGCCCGCCGTCCCGCTGCGCCTGCTGTGCCGGCGGACGCTGGCGGAGCACCTGGACGCCGAAGCCCTGTTCGCCCTCACCCGCTCCGGCCTGGACCTGTTCCACGACCTGTTCGGCGTGGCCTACCCCTGGGGCAAGTACGACCAGGTGTTCGTGCCCGAGTACAACCTCGGGGCCATGGAGAACCCGGGCCTGGTGACGTTCACCGAGGACTACGTCTTCACGTCCCACGCCACCGAGGCCCAGCGAGAGGGCCGGGCCAACACCGTGCTGCACGAGATGGCGCACATGTGGTTCGGCGACCTGGTCACCATGCGCTGGTGGGACGACCTGTGGCTCAAGGAGTCCTTCGCAGACCTGATGGGCACCCTGGCCGTGGACGAGGCCACCGACTTCGATTCGAGCTGGGTCAGCTTCGCCTCCCGCCGCAAGGCCTGGGCCTACGTCCAGGACGCGCTGCCCACCACGCACCCGATCGTCGCGGACATCCCGGACCTCGAGGCCGCCCGCCAGAACTTCGACGGCATCACCTACGCCAAGGGCGCCTCCGTGCTCAAGCAGCTCATGGCCTACGCCGGGCGGGACGCGTTCCTGGCAGCCTCCCGCCTCTACTTCGAGCGCCACGCGTGGGGCAACGCCGAGCTCGCCGACTTCCTGGCCGTGCTCGGCGAGGCCTCGGGCCGGGACATGGGCTCCTGGGCGCAGGCCTGGCTGCACACCGCCGGCGTGCCCGTGCTGCGCGTGGACCTCGACGGCGACGTCCCCGCCCTCGTGCAGAGCGGCGTCGACCCCACCACCGGCGAGACCGTGCTCCGCCCCCACGCCGTGCGGGTGGGCGTCTACACGCCCGGGGCGGACGGCACGCTCGAGCGCACCGGGCAGGTGGCCGTGGACGTGGCCGACGGCGACGGCGGCGCCCGCACCCCCCTGCCGGGCCTCGAGGTGCCCGCCGACGGCCCCCGACTCGTGCTGCCCAACGACGACGACCTCACCTACGCGGCCCTCGACCTGGACGCCGCGTCCGTGGACGCCGTCCTGGCCCACCCGATCGCCGACCCCCTCGCCGAGGCCACCGTGTGGGCCGCCCTGTGGTCCATGGTCCGCGACGGCCGCCTGCCCGTGATCCGCTTCCTCGAGGCCGTCACCGGGCTCTCCGCCGGGATCGAGACCGTCGGCGTGCACACGCAGGTCCTCGCCCAGGCGGGCGCCGCCGTCGGGCTCTACGCCCGGGCCCAGGACCGCGCGGCCCTGCGCACCCGCCTCGGCGCCGCCCTCGAGGAGCAGGTCCGCACCCTGCCCCCCGGCTCCGACCGCCAGCGCACCGCCGCCCGCACCTGGGCCGTCCTCGCCCGACAGGACGCCGCCCAGGCCCTGCGCGTGGAGGAGGTCCTCCTCGGCGGCGAGGCCACCGCCCCCGGCCTCGCCGCCGACGCCGAGCTGCGGTGGCTCGTCCTCCAGGCCCTCGCCGCCGCCGGGCACGCCGACGCCGACCGCCTGGACCAGGCCCTCGCCGCCGAGCGCACCGCCCAGACCGTCACGTGGCACCGGCTGGCGCTCGCGGCCCGGCCGGAGGCGGATGTGAAGGTGCACGCGTGGGACGAGGTCATGGCCGGACGGACCGTGGAGGGACGGGTGCTGTCCAACGACCTGCTCTCCGCCACCGCCGCCGGCTTCGCCACGGGGCCCGCGGCCCTGACCGCCGGCTTCGAGCGGCGCTTCTGGCCCGAGCTGGAGCCGGTGTGGGCCTCCCGGTCCAACGGCCTGGCCTCGCGCACGATCAGCGGTCTGTTCCCCGGCCGGCAGGACGCCCTCGACGGCGACGCCGCCGCCCAGGAGGCCCACCCCGTGCTCGCCCGGGCACAGGCCTGGTTGGACGGCCACCCCGCGGCGCCGCGCGCGCTGCGCCGGCTCGTGGTGGAGGAGACGGACCAGCTGCGCCGCTCCCTGCGCGTGCAGGCGGCCCAGCCCGCAGCCTCCTCCTCCTGACCTTCGGGGGCGCTTCCTGGTGCCGTCAGGGCCTCACGGCGCCAGAAACCGCCCCCACAGCGCCGTCGGCGGCTCCCCCGGTGAAGGCCCCGCCCGGCTCACGGCACCCGCCGCAGCCACTCCTGGGTGCCGAACTTGGTGCGCGCCAGCTCCCGGGCCTCCTCGAGGGTGGCCTCGTCCAGCTCCACGCGGCGCGCGCCGTAGCGCTCCTCGAAGACCGCCGTCATGGTGTCCCAGATCTCGGGGCGGGTCAGGCCGGTCTGGCGGCGCAGCGGGTCCACGCGCTTCTTCGCGGAGGCCACGCCCTTGCCCTTGAGCTTCTCCCTGCCGATCCGCAGGACCTCGAGCATCCTGTCCGCGTCGATGTCGTAGCTCATGGTCACGTGGTGCAACAGTCCGTGCGCACCCACGCGCTTCTGCGCGGCACCGCCGATCTTCCCCTCGGGCGTGGCGATGTCGTTGAGCGGCTGGTAGAACGCCTGCACACCCATCCGGGAGAGCGCGTCCATCACCCATTCGTCGAGGAACGGGTAGGTCTCGGCGGTCTCGAGGCCGTCCACGAGGGACGCGGGCGCGTGCAGGGAGTACGTGACGCAGTTGTCCGCCTCCATGAACATGGCCCCGCCGCCGGAGATCCGGCGCACCACGGTGATCCCGTGCCGCCGCACGCCCTCCGAGTCCACCTCGTTCGCGAGGGACTGGAACGCCCCGATGACCACGGCGGGCTCCGTCCACTGCCACAGCCGCATCGTGGGGTTCCGTCGGCCCTCGGCCACCTGCCGGGTCAGCACCTCGTCGAGGGCCACGGTCAACGTGATGGGCAGCGGCTGCGGCGGGAGGATCTCCCACGCGTGGTCCTCCCACGTCGTCGCCTTCCCCAGCGCGCGGCGCACGGCGGAGGCGATCGCGGACGCGTCCACGCCGAACAGCTCGGCCTCGGGCCGCAGGCCCTGCGCGACGGCGTCGCGGATCGCCCGGTGCTCGGCGTCGGCGGACAGTCCCGTCACCGCCGCGTTGAGGTCCTCGAGGGCCTCGTCCGGCTCGAGGAAGAAGTCGCCGTTGATGCTGGCGGAGGCGATCCGGCCGTCATCGACGGTCAGGTCCGCGGCCACCAGCTTGCCGCCGACCACCTTGTACTCGCCGTGGTGTGTGCTCATGCCGTCCACCCTAGACGCGGACGCGACGAGGGGCCCGGCCCCGGTGCTCCCGGGTGCCGGACCCCTCGTGTGGATCGGACGAGCGGCTCAGGCCGCCTCAGATCACTTCTTGCCGCCGAAGCCCTTGAAGCGGGCGTTGAAGCGCTCGACGCGGCCGGCGGTGTCCATGATGCGCTGCTTGCCCGTGTAGAACGGGTGCGACGCGGCCGAGATCTCGACGTCGATGATCGGGTACTCGTTGCCGTCCTCCCACTGCGCGGTCTTGTCCGAGTTCGCGGTGGTGCGGGTGAGGATCTTCTCACCGGAGGCGAGGTCGTTGAAGATGACGTAGCGGTAGTCCGGGTGGATCTCGGTCTTCATGGTGTGTCCTTCGTTCCAGCCGCCTGATTGGGACCAGGGGCGCGAGAGGTGGTCTGGGAGGCGCCGCCGTCGGGCGGGCCAGCGGCCCACTCTACCGCATGGGCCCTGCCCGTCACCGATCGGCGCGGCGGGCCCGCAGCTCCCACAGGGCCACGGCCGCGGCGGCCGCCACGTTGAGCGAGTCCACGCCCTCCGGCATGGGGATCACCACGTGGGCGTCGACGGCGGCCAGCGTCTCCGGACGCACGCCCGGACCCTCCTGGCCCAGCACGAGAGCGAGCCGGTCCGCGGTGCGGATCGGCTCGAGCCCGGGGGCGTCCAGCCCGAGGGCGCGGTCCGTGACCTCGAGGGCGGCGGTGGCGAACCCGGCCGCCCGCAGGGACCGGAGCACGTCCTCGAGCGGCCCGTCGGTGCGCGCCCAGGACAGGCGGAACACGGTGCCCATCGACACGCGGATCGCCCGCCGGTACAGCGGGTCCGCGGCGCGCGGGGTCAGCAGCAGGGCGTCCCAGCCGAGCGCGACGGCGGAGCGCACCACCGCGCCGAGGTTGGTGTGGTCCACGAGGTCCTCGGCGATCAGCACGCGCCGTGCCCCCGCGAGGACGTCCGTCACGGACCGCGGGGCGGGGCGGTCCATCGCGGCGAGGGCGCCGCGGTGCAGGTGGAACCCGGTCAGGGCCGTGAGGACCTGGTCCGGACCGGTGAACACCGGCACGCCCGGGTGGGCGGCGATCACGTCCGCGAACGTCTCCCGGTAGCGGTCCCCCAGCAGGAACGAGCGCGGGGTGTGCCCGGCGTCGAGGGCGCGGCGCACCACGGGCGAGGACTCGGCCAGGAACACCCCGTGGGCGGCGTCCGCGTCCCGGCGCAGGGCCGCATCGGTGAGCGTGGTGTAGGGCGCCAGGCGGGGGTCGGCGAGGTCCGCCGTCGTGCGCAGCCGCACCTCCCCGGGGAACGGGGCGGGATCCTCGGCCGCGCCTGACCCGATCCCGCTCACGCGCCGACCTGCCGGGCGATCATCACCGCCAGTCCGGCCAGACCGACGACGACGATGGTCACGCGCAGCGCCACCGGCGAGATCCGCCGGCCGATCCGCGCGCCCACCGAGCCGCCCACCAGGGAGGACACGGCGATCAGCGCCACCGCGCGCCAGTCGATCCGGTCGAACGCGAAGAGCAGGTAGAAGGCGGCCGCGGTGAGGTTCACCACGAGGGACAGCCACGTCTTCACGGCGTTCGCGTGCACGAGCGTGCCGCCCACGAGCATGACGCCGAAGATCGCCATGAGCATGACGCCCTGGGCGGCCACGAAGTACCCGCCGTAGATGCCGGTGAGGAACACGAGGATCCACAGCCCCGGCGACGCCGGCCCCACGGGCACGGGCGAGTCGGCGCCGGGGACCTCACCGCCGTCGGCCGAGCGACGCCGCACCCACGCCTGGATGCGCGGCTGCAGCACCACGATGGTCAGGGCCAGCACCAGCAGCACGGGCGCCGCGTAGCCGAACACTTCAGGCGGCAGGAAGGTCAGCAGGGTCGCGCCGATCACCGCACCCAGGAAGGACGCCAGCGTCAGCCGCGGCAGCAGCGCGCGGGACTCGCCGAGCTCCCGGCGGTAGCCGTACGTGCCGGAAGACCCGGAGGCCACCAGGCCCATCGCGTTGGACACCTGCGCGGTGACCGGCGGGAAGCCCACGGCCACGAGCGTCGGGAACGTCACCAGGGTGCCCGAGCCGATGATCGAGTTGATCGTCCCCGCCCAGAACCCGGCGGCCAGCACCAGCAGGACCTGCCACAGGTCCATGCCGAGGACCTGAACCGTCAGCAGCTCGTTCACGCCGCGACGGCGGTGTAGCGCCCGTCGGCGCGGGTCACCTTCAGCGCCGTCCCGAAGGCCTCGGAGAGCCGCTCGGAGGTGAGGGTCTCCTCGAGCGGGCCGGCGGCCACCGCGGCGCCCTCGCTCAGGAGCAGGGCGTGGGTGAAGCCCGGCGGCACCTCCTCCACGTGGTGCGTGACCAGCACGGTGGCGGGGGCGGCCTCGTCCTCGGCCAGGGCGGTCAGCTGCGCCACGAGGGCCTCGCGCCCGGCCAGGTCCAGCCCGGCGGCGGGCTCGTCCAGGAGCAGGAGCTCCGGGTCCGTCATGAGGGCCCGGGCGATCAGCACGCGCTTGCGCTCCCCCTCGGACAGCGTCCCGAACCGGCGGTGCGCCAGGCGGGCGAGGCCCCACTCGGAGACGAGGCCGAGCGCGCGGGCGCGGTCCTCCAGCTCGTACTCCTCGCGCCATCGGCCGGTCATGCCGTAGGAGGCGGTGATCACCGCGTCCTGCACGGTCTCCTCCTCGCGCACCTGGTTCGCCAGCAGCGCGGAGGACAGGCCGATGCGCGGGCGCAGCTCGAACACGTCGACGGCCCCGAGCACCTCGTCGAGGATGCCCACCTCACCCGAGGTCGGGAACATCCGCGACGCCGCGATCTGCAGGAGGGTGGACTTGCCGGCCCCGTTCGGGCCCATCACGATCCACCGCTCCCCCGCGCGCACGGTCCAGTCGACCCCGGCCAGGATGTCCTTCGCGCCGCGGCGCACGGTCACGCCGTGCAGCTGCAGGACCGCGTCCTCGTCGGGCGTGAAGGGCTCCTCGAACGCGGCGGGCGAGGGGCGGGCGGCATCGTGGGGCGCGGTCATGGCGGCCAGCCTAGTGCGGGGCCGTGGCGCGTGCACCCGCGCCATGTGCCCGCACCTGCTCCGCCCCGCCCCTACGATCGGGGCATGAGCCGGCTTCGCCACCTGATCCACCGCGCCCTCTCCCCCGCCGACGCCGCCGCGCCGCGGGCGGACCGTCCCGCCGGGGTCCCCGCCGGGGCCGAGGCCCTGCACGCCGAGGGCCCGGACGGCACCGTGCTCCAGGGCTGGCGCTGGCGGGGGTCGGAGGAGGCGCCCGCGCCGGCGGGCTGGGCCGCAGCCGTCCTGCCCGGTGAGCTCGCCGACGCCGAGCGGCCCCTCGTGGTCACGGACGTGGACTCGACGCTCATCCGTCAGGAGGTCATCGAGCTCCTGGCCGCCCACGCCGGACGGGAGGCGGAGGTCGCCGCCGTCACCGAGCGGGCCATGCGCGGCGAGCTCGACTTCGCCCAGTCCCTCCACGCGCGCGTCGAGACCCTGGCGGGCCTGCCGGCGTCGGTGGTGGACGACGTCGTCGCGCGGGTGGAGCCGACCGACGGGGCCGTGGAGCTCGTGGCGGCCGTGGCCGCCGCGGGCGGGCGCGTGTGCGCCGTCTCCGGCGGCTTCACGCAGGTGCTCGAGCCGCTGGCCGAGCGGTGGGGCCTGCACGCCTCGGCGGCCAACACGCTCGAGGTGATCGACGGGCGCCTCACCGGGCGCATCCTCGGCCACGTGGTGGACCGCGCCGCGAAGGCGCGGATGCTGCGGCACTGGGCAGAGGAGGCCGGGACGGCGGCGGAGCTGACCGTGGCCCTGGGCGACGGCGCCAACGACATCGACCTGCTGGCCGCGGCCGGCTGCGGCATCGCCGTGTGCGCCAAGCCGGCGCTGCGGGAGCACGCGGACGTCCAGCTGGACGTCCCCTCCCTGACCCCCGTGCGCTGGCTGCTGGGGCTCTGACCCGCGCGCTCAGCCCTGCTGCTGGCGGGCCAGGAAGTCCTGCGCGCCGCCGACCAGCTCGGTGTGACCGACCTCGAGGTCGGTGCGGCCGACGATCGAGGCCACCTCCGCCGCGAACTCCTCCACCGAGTAGAGCCTCCCGACGGCCTCGCGGCGGGCCTCGATGGCCCCCGGCTCGGCGCGGTTGAGCAGCGTGGCCGTGATGGTGCCCTCGATCATGTCGCCGGACACCACCGCGAAGCCCACGCCCTTCTCGGTGAACGCGGGGATGCGCTCGCGCAGAGCGTCCTCGCCGGCGCGCTTGGAGCGGGCCACGGGCTCATAGGCGTCCATGGTCTCCACCTCGTCGATGAAGTGCGCCTGATGGGACGTGACGAACACGATCTGGCCGCCCGCGGACATCCGCTCGAGCGCCGCGTCGGCCAGCGCGGCCTGGGCGTCCCGGTTGAGGGTCATGGCGTAGTCCTCGCCGAACTGCGACTCCATGCCGCCGGACGCGTTGAGCACGAGCACGTCCAGCGAGCCGAAGTGCTCCACCGCGGCGTCGAGCAGCGCGGCGCGGTCCTCCGCCCTCGTCACGTCCCCGCCCACGGCCACGGCACGGCCACCGGCGGCCTCGATGCCCTGGACCACCCTGTTCGCACGCGGAGCCTTCTGCCGGTAGTTCACGACGACGCCGGCACCCCGGGCGGCCAGCAGCGCGGCGGTCTCCGCGCCGATGCCGCGGGAGGAGCCCGTGACGACGACGCCCTTGCCGGCGAGGTCCTGGGTGGTGTTCTCGGTCATGGGTGCCTCCTGGGCGGGGTCTGGGGGTGAACGGGGCGCGGAGCCGGGGGCGGGCGTCGGGCTCAGTGGCCCATGCCGAGGCCGCCGTCCACGGGGATCACGGCCCCGGAGACGTATGCGGCCTCGTCCGAGGCGAGCCAGCGCACGACGCCGGCCACCTCCGTCGGCTCGGCGAAGCGGCCGGCCGGGATGGACTTCTTGTACTGGGCCTTGAGGTCGTCGTCCAGGGCCTGGGTCATCTCGGTGTCGATGTACCCGGGCGCCACCACGTTGGCCGTCACCCCGCGGGCGCCGAGCTCTCGGGTGATGGAGCGGGCCATGCCCACGAGGCCTGACTTCGAGGCGGCGTAGTTCACCTGGCCGGGCGAGCCCAGGAGGCCCACCACGGAGGAGACCAGGACGATCCGCCCGCGCTTGAGGCGCATCATGCCCTTGGTGGCGCGCTGGACCACGCGGAAGGACCCGGTGAGGTTGGTGTCCACCACGGAGGTGAAGTCCTCCTCGGACATCCGCAGCAGCAGCTGGTCGTTGGTGATGCCCGCGTTCGCCACGAGCACCTCGACGGGACCGTGGGCCTCCTCGACCTGGCGGAACGCGGCGTCCACGGAGGCGGCGTCGGTGACGTCCGCGGCCACGGTGAGCGCACCCTCGGGGCCGCCCTCCCCGGAGCGGGAGGTCACGGCCACCCGGTCGCCCGCGGCGAGGAAGGCCTCGGCGATGGCCAGGCCGATGCCGCGGTTGCCTCCCGTGACGAGGACGCTGCGGCCCTGGGACTCGGACGCGGACTGCTCGGCCATGGCGACCACCTTCGCTCTTCGGGACTAGACTGGAGGGTCAACGGGCGACAGCGGTGATCCTCCCGGATCCCGCCCGTGCGCCCGCGGATGCAGCACCACTCTACGCACGGCTCGACGCCGCGGAGAGAACCTGACACCCCGGTGAGGAGCATTCCCATGACCACCGCCGACCCCGGGACACCCGCAGGCCGCGGCGCACGGCGCACGCCGGACGTCCAGGGCGTGACCACCGCCGCCGCCCCACGCAGTGCGGACCGCGACGCCCGCATGCGCGTGTACGTGGTGCAGATGGCCGTGCGCACGGCATGCTTCGTCGCCGCCCTGTTCACGCACGGCTGGTGGCAGCTGCTGTTCATCGCCGGCGCCGTGATCCTCCCCTACGTGGCCGTGGTGCGCGTGAACAACGCGGGGCCCCGCACCGGCGGGCAGATCCGCGCCACCGCGCCGGCCCGGCCCGCGCTGGCGGCCGAGCCCTCCCGGCCCGCCCCCACGCCCGCCGAGCCCGTGGTGCTCGTGGGCGAGGTGGTCGACGAGGACGACCCCGCCGCGCGTCGTGCCCTGCCCGCAGGCCGCGCCAGGGACGCCGCGTGACCGGCCCGGACCTGCTGGGCGCCCTGGCCGCCGGCCACGATCCGGGGGCCCCGTCCGCGTCGGCGTCCCGGCCCTCGGAGGAGGCACGCGCCGCGGACGGCTCCCCCGTGTGCTCGCGCCGCGGCTGCCCCGCCCCCGCGGTGTGGGCCCTGCACTGGAACAACCCGCGCGTCCACACCCCGGACCGGCGCAAGACGTGGACCGCGTGCGAGGCCCACCGCGCGCACCTGGAGGACTTCCTCGCCTCGCGGGGATTCCTGCAGGACGTCACCGCCCTGACCGACCCGACCCCCCGGGAGGAGACCGCATGAGCCCCGCCCCCACGCCCGCCGTCGAGGAGGCGCGCGGCGAGGACCTCCCGCCGCTGCGGTTCGGGTTCGTGCTGAGCCCCGGCTGGATCTTCGGGTTCGTGGTGTGCATCCTCTTCGCCCTCCTGTGCCACGGGCTCGCGCAGTGGCAGTGGGACCGACGGGTGGAGGTCATGCACCAGGTCAACCGGGTCCTGGAGAACTACGACGACGACCCCGTCCCCTTCTCCCAGGCGTCAGCGATGTTCACCGCCTTCGACACGGAGGACGAGTGGACCCCCGTGACCCTGACCGGCGAGTACCTCGAGGAGCAGACCCTCGTGGTGCGCAACCGGCCCCGCGCCGGCCGACCCGGCTACGAGGTGCTCGTGCCGTTCCGCACCCAGGAGGGCCCTGTGGTGATCGTGGACCGCGGCTGGCTGCCCATCGGCTCCCAGCCGGGCCGACCGGACGCGATCCCCGCCCCGCACCCGGAGGCGCGCGAGGTGCTCGTGCGCGTCAAGCCCGGCGAGCCCGCCCTCGACCGGGACGCCCCGGAGGGTCAGGTGCCGTCGATCGACCTGGCGCGGATCGCGGGGCTGGTGGACGGGCCCGTGGCGGACACCGCCTACGGGCTGATGGTGGAGGAGACCCCGGCGCCCGAGGTGCGGCCGAACGCCCTCGTGGAGCCGACCCTGGACGAGGGGCCGCACCTGTCCTACGCGATCCAGTGGTACATCTTCGCGGCCATGGGGTTCGGCGTGTGGGGCTACTCCGCGTGGATGCGCGCCCGCAACGACCGCGCCGACGCGCTGGAGGACGCCGAGGACGACGGCATGCTGGCCGCCCGGCGCGCGCCCCGGCCCCAGCAGCAGCGCCGTCGACGCGGGGGTCGGCCGTCCGACGAGGAGGTCGAGGACGCCCTGCAGGACGTCACGGCGCCCCGCGGCTGAGCGTCAGGCGAGCGAGATGAGGTCCAGGTAGTCCTCGCTCCAGAGGTCCTCGTCGCCGTCGGGCAGGAGCACCACGCGCTCGGGGTCGAGGGCCTCGACGGCGCCCTCGTCGTGCGTCACGAGGACCACGGCGCCCTCGTACTGGCGCAGCGCGTTGAGGA
This Micrococcus flavus DNA region includes the following protein-coding sequences:
- a CDS encoding ABC transporter ATP-binding protein; this translates as MTAPHDAARPSPAAFEEPFTPDEDAVLQLHGVTVRRGAKDILAGVDWTVRAGERWIVMGPNGAGKSTLLQIAASRMFPTSGEVGILDEVLGAVDVFELRPRIGLSSALLANQVREEETVQDAVITASYGMTGRWREEYELEDRARALGLVSEWGLARLAHRRFGTLSEGERKRVLIARALMTDPELLLLDEPAAGLDLAGREALVAQLTALAEDEAAPATVLVTHHVEEVPPGFTHALLLSEGAAVAAGPLEETLTSERLSEAFGTALKVTRADGRYTAVAA
- a CDS encoding sulfite exporter TauE/SafE family protein, which gives rise to MNELLTVQVLGMDLWQVLLVLAAGFWAGTINSIIGSGTLVTFPTLVAVGFPPVTAQVSNAMGLVASGSSGTYGYRRELGESRALLPRLTLASFLGAVIGATLLTFLPPEVFGYAAPVLLVLALTIVVLQPRIQAWVRRRSADGGEVPGADSPVPVGPASPGLWILVFLTGIYGGYFVAAQGVMLMAIFGVMLVGGTLVHANAVKTWLSLVVNLTAAAFYLLFAFDRIDWRAVALIAVSSLVGGSVGARIGRRISPVALRVTIVVVGLAGLAVMIARQVGA
- the glgC gene encoding glucose-1-phosphate adenylyltransferase; the protein is MMQKKVLSVVLAGGEGKRLMPLTADRAKPAVPFGGDYRLIDFALSNLVNSRYREIVVLTQYKSHSLDRHISETWRMSTMLNNYVATVPAQQRRGKDWFTGSANAIFQSMNLISDARPDIVVVIGADHVYHMDFQQMVDQHVASGAKATVAAVRQPLELADQFGVIETEPSDPGRIKAFVEKPASTAGLPDDPDRFLASMGNYVFDTDALVEALNQDDANPESNNDMGGDIVPYFVARGEAGVYDFTTNEVPGGTPGKHYWRDVGTLDSYYDAHMDLVQPWPEFNLYNREWPLYTRQSVSPPAKLVRSASRRPGTAGDSILSQGVVISGGTVAQSVLSTDVRVHNEAWVEQSVLLDSVVIGEGAHVRNAILDKNVVVPPGARIGFDRAEDEANGYTVTDSGLTVLSKGQKVPDGR
- a CDS encoding type B 50S ribosomal protein L31; this translates as MKTEIHPDYRYVIFNDLASGEKILTRTTANSDKTAQWEDGNEYPIIDVEISAASHPFYTGKQRIMDTAGRVERFNARFKGFGGKK
- a CDS encoding lipoyl protein ligase domain-containing protein; amino-acid sequence: MSTHHGEYKVVGGKLVAADLTVDDGRIASASINGDFFLEPDEALEDLNAAVTGLSADAEHRAIRDAVAQGLRPEAELFGVDASAIASAVRRALGKATTWEDHAWEILPPQPLPITLTVALDEVLTRQVAEGRRNPTMRLWQWTEPAVVIGAFQSLANEVDSEGVRRHGITVVRRISGGGAMFMEADNCVTYSLHAPASLVDGLETAETYPFLDEWVMDALSRMGVQAFYQPLNDIATPEGKIGGAAQKRVGAHGLLHHVTMSYDIDADRMLEVLRIGREKLKGKGVASAKKRVDPLRRQTGLTRPEIWDTMTAVFEERYGARRVELDEATLEEARELARTKFGTQEWLRRVP
- a CDS encoding TrmH family RNA methyltransferase, translated to MRLRTTADLADPRLAPYTTLTDAALRRDADAAHGVFLAESSPVVRRALDAGHTPRSFLLGDRYRETFADVIAAHPGVPVFTGPDQVLTALTGFHLHRGALAAMDRPAPRSVTDVLAGARRVLIAEDLVDHTNLGAVVRSAVALGWDALLLTPRAADPLYRRAIRVSMGTVFRLSWARTDGPLEDVLRSLRAAGFATAALEVTDRALGLDAPGLEPIRTADRLALVLGQEGPGVRPETLAAVDAHVVIPMPEGVDSLNVAAAAAVALWELRARRADR
- the pepN gene encoding aminopeptidase N; this encodes MSDTPHTPPSSAPATPGTLDDAALTREDARSRAAAVRLTAESVHVDLSDVRDEDARTFPVSAVLHVEVLTDGTDLRVDFLNDAVTTVAVDGRALDASAVAGRARILVPDLSPGAHEVRIEGRALYSRSGEGLHRFVDPADGEVYLYTQYEPADARRVFPTLEQPDLKTAFTFSLTGPEEWILASNRPEASRTPAGEGLVRVDFEPTLPQSGYITGLLAGPYAVWEDVWDGHTATGAPAVPLRLLCRRTLAEHLDAEALFALTRSGLDLFHDLFGVAYPWGKYDQVFVPEYNLGAMENPGLVTFTEDYVFTSHATEAQREGRANTVLHEMAHMWFGDLVTMRWWDDLWLKESFADLMGTLAVDEATDFDSSWVSFASRRKAWAYVQDALPTTHPIVADIPDLEAARQNFDGITYAKGASVLKQLMAYAGRDAFLAASRLYFERHAWGNAELADFLAVLGEASGRDMGSWAQAWLHTAGVPVLRVDLDGDVPALVQSGVDPTTGETVLRPHAVRVGVYTPGADGTLERTGQVAVDVADGDGGARTPLPGLEVPADGPRLVLPNDDDLTYAALDLDAASVDAVLAHPIADPLAEATVWAALWSMVRDGRLPVIRFLEAVTGLSAGIETVGVHTQVLAQAGAAVGLYARAQDRAALRTRLGAALEEQVRTLPPGSDRQRTAARTWAVLARQDAAQALRVEEVLLGGEATAPGLAADAELRWLVLQALAAAGHADADRLDQALAAERTAQTVTWHRLALAARPEADVKVHAWDEVMAGRTVEGRVLSNDLLSATAAGFATGPAALTAGFERRFWPELEPVWASRSNGLASRTISGLFPGRQDALDGDAAAQEAHPVLARAQAWLDGHPAAPRALRRLVVEETDQLRRSLRVQAAQPAASSS